The following proteins are encoded in a genomic region of Spirosoma sp. SC4-14:
- a CDS encoding TlpA disulfide reductase family protein, whose translation MIVTRPLHQSVVIDTAVVHNRSATFSVNLAEPSPAYLWVDGNKEDVHFFIDSPRIDLSIDPTASIQPLISGSSSSELWFEYKTRQNQLHDALPDWRIEMENALHNGDSLTAFRLKHEIDSLLITDQNTIAQMILAHPTVPSSWYLFATSYFPYAQKQAIFRQLSSFSAYPSFKEISQKIAQKKLGQKAPDFSLPNQTGTNITLSTLTNRYILLDFSIPTVLDCQQRHQELKQLYAKYYKLGLEIVTISVEFDKTLRLDALKDYPLPWIQVQAFMNSSIIQDKFAIDRMPDNVLLDANRIMIGRDMTVAELDAQLNDLLHN comes from the coding sequence ATGATTGTAACAAGACCATTGCATCAATCGGTAGTGATCGACACCGCTGTTGTTCACAACCGAAGTGCTACGTTTTCGGTAAACCTTGCTGAACCGAGCCCGGCTTATCTGTGGGTCGATGGCAACAAAGAAGACGTTCATTTCTTTATCGATTCACCGCGTATTGACCTTAGTATCGATCCAACCGCGTCAATTCAACCATTGATTTCCGGTTCGTCCAGTAGTGAACTCTGGTTTGAGTATAAAACCCGGCAAAATCAACTTCATGATGCTTTGCCTGATTGGCGAATAGAAATGGAGAATGCCCTGCACAATGGCGATAGCCTTACTGCTTTCCGGCTCAAGCATGAAATTGACTCACTGCTTATCACCGATCAGAATACAATTGCGCAGATGATTCTGGCTCATCCTACAGTACCTTCCAGTTGGTATTTATTCGCCACATCTTACTTTCCATACGCCCAGAAGCAGGCCATTTTCAGGCAGCTTTCTTCTTTTTCTGCTTATCCTTCCTTCAAAGAAATAAGCCAGAAAATCGCTCAAAAAAAGTTAGGCCAAAAAGCCCCGGACTTTAGTCTTCCCAACCAAACGGGCACAAACATTACCTTATCCACGCTAACCAACCGATACATCCTGCTCGATTTTTCGATACCCACTGTGCTCGATTGCCAGCAACGCCATCAGGAATTAAAGCAACTCTATGCTAAGTATTACAAGCTGGGGCTGGAAATTGTAACCATTTCAGTAGAATTCGATAAAACCTTGAGATTGGATGCTCTAAAAGACTATCCACTTCCCTGGATTCAGGTTCAGGCCTTCATGAACTCGTCTATCATTCAGGATAAATTTGCAATAGACCGTATGCCCGATAACGTTTTGCTGGATGCAAACAGAATAATGATTGGTCGGGATATGACAGTAGCGGAACTCGACGCTCAACTTAATGATTTGCTTCATAACTAA
- a CDS encoding GNAT family protein produces MDLLPIYQTLTENRQFLGHPDCEPALQMSVDFFNRIGYDPPWNGYFVQLDGSIVGSAAFKGKPKNGRVEIAYGTVARYQNQGIGTQICQKLVELALATDSAVAITARTLPEENYSTRVLKKNGFEWQGMVWDEEDGDVWEWLYVKR; encoded by the coding sequence ATGGACCTACTTCCTATTTACCAAACCCTGACAGAAAATCGGCAGTTTCTGGGGCATCCCGACTGCGAACCTGCCCTGCAAATGAGTGTCGATTTTTTTAATCGAATAGGGTATGACCCGCCCTGGAATGGTTATTTTGTGCAGCTTGATGGTTCAATAGTAGGAAGTGCGGCTTTTAAGGGAAAACCAAAAAACGGCCGGGTCGAAATTGCGTATGGAACAGTAGCCCGTTATCAAAACCAGGGAATCGGTACGCAAATTTGCCAAAAGCTGGTTGAGCTGGCATTGGCAACCGATTCTGCTGTTGCCATTACGGCCAGAACATTACCCGAAGAAAATTATTCGACCCGTGTTCTGAAAAAGAATGGATTTGAATGGCAGGGAATGGTTTGGGACGAGGAAGACGGCGATGTATGGGAATGGTTGTATGTGAAACGGTAG